In Candidatus Vicinibacter proximus, the genomic stretch ATTTATATTGTTGATGTGTTTAAAGATGTTCTTGAAACTTACAATTCCTACAATATCCGTTTCCTGATCATTAAATACAGGATAAATGGAATGCATGTCGTTATTTATAATATCCCTTAATCGTTCTGCTTTTTCGTGCACCGATAGAAATACCATTTCATTGCGGTGGGTCATAAGAGATGAAATTTTGCGATCACCAAGGATAAATACCCTTTGTACGATATCCTGCTCAATTTCTTCTATTTCACCGACCTCAGCACTTTCCTTTATGATAGATTTGATTTCTTCTTCGGTTACACTGCTGTCGAGATTTTTTTTAATACCAAGTAAATTTAAAATAACATCATTTGAAGAAGTAAGCAATGCTACAAAGGGAGAAGTTAAAATGGATATCCATTTCATTGGTCGGGATAATGCGATGGCAACGGGCTCAGGAAAACTTAGTCCAATTCTCTTAGGCAATAACTCACCAAAAAGTATAGATAAAAATGTTATCATTAAAACAATAATCCCTACCGCAAATTGATGTGCATATATTTTGATTACATCAAAATCAGATAAAAAGTACTCGAGATCATGTGTAAGATTCTCGCCACTGTATATACCCAATAAAATGCCTATAAGAGTAATGCCAATTTGAACTGTAGACAATAATTTGGTAGGATGTTCCGCAAGTTCTAAAGCAGTTTTGGCCCCTTTGCTTCCCTTTGCTTTAGCATTATCCAACTTGAATTTTTTTGAAGCAACCATGGACATTTCGGCCATGGAAAATATACCATTAAGTACAATTAATCCGAATATAATCAATAATTCCACTATGCGAAGTATTTCATTTATTTAAAATCCAATGAGCGCGTTAATGTCATTCGGCTAGAATATGGAACTTTGTAACCATTTTAAGATGGTGAAGCTTTAATGTTTGAATATTTGTAAAGTTAACAGAATTTGGATACAATTTTCTGATACTGAGATTATCTATCTAATAGGAGAGGGTAAAGGTTTTTAATACTATAATTTAAGTAAAACATAAAACTCTATTCCTAGTTTAACTTTGCTAAAGCAGATTTTATCCTTTGGATTGCTTCCACAATCTTTTCTTCAGAAAGTGAATAGGAGATTCTAAGGCAATTGGGGGCACCAAACGCATCCCCGCTGACCACTGCGACATGAGCCTCTGAAAGGAGGAATAAGGCCAGATCCTCTGCATCTTTAATAAAATAACCTTGATAAGACTTATCAAAATAATGGTCAACCTGAGGAAGGATATAAAAAGCACCTTTAGGTCGATTGACTTTCCATTCGGGTATTTCTTTGATCAAATCCAACAATAGATCGCGTCTGTTGTGAAAGGCTTGCACCATGGCATAGGTGCTGTCCAGATCATGGTTTAAAGCATAAGCCCCGGCCCGCTGAGTAAAGGATGCCGCGCCACTGGTAAATTGGCCCTGTACCTTTGTGCAAGCCAGTATAACCTCTTTAGGTGCACCCATATAGCCTAATCTCCAGCCCGTCATGGAAAAACCTTTAGAGAAACCATTGATGGTAGCAGTTCTTGCATTCATCCCTTCCAAGGAGCCAATACTGGTGTGCTTTTCATCAAAAATGATGTGTTCGTATATTTCATCAGAAACCACAAGGATGTCCGGGTAATCCTTTAAAATATCGGCTATGCCTTTTAGATAATCCAGGGCAAATACAGTTCCTGTTGGATTGCATGGGGATGAAAAAACAACCATTCGGGATTTAGGGCCAATAGCATTTCTCAATAATTCCAGATTCGGTTTATAATCGGATTCGACTGTTGACTCTAATAATACAGGTGTCCCACCGGCCATTTTAATAATTTCATAATAGGAGACCCAATAAGGAGAAAATAGGATGACCTCATCTCCACTTTCCAGCAAAGCAAAGCAGAGATTTGCAAAACTTTGTTTGGCGCCATTTGAAACTAAAATTTCATCAGGACTGTAGTGCAATCCATTTTGCTCACTGAATTTTTTAGAAATGGCATTCCTGATTTCCAACGTTCCAGCTACAGGAGTGTATTTTGTATATCCAAGATCAATAGATTCCTTTGCTTTCTCTTTAATGTGAATGGGGGTATCAAAATCAGGCTCCCCAAGACTTAAATTAATAATGTCAAATCCCTTTGAAGCCATTTCCCTGGCTTGCTGTGCCATCCGGAGTGTTGCAGACTCATTCATGGCTGCAACTCGTGATGAAATTCTAAACTTACTCATTGGTGCCGCAAAGGTCTAAATAAAAAAGGAAGTACCCAAGAGAATGGATACTTCCTTACATATTTTTTAGCTTTAGATTAATGGTTAACTACTAGTTTTCTAGTCTGATAGTTTTGACCAATTTTTAGTTTAATCAGGTACGAGCCGTTTTCAAAAGCTTCGGTGTTAACTGGAATCATCATTTCTCCACTTAATACACCATAGTTTCTGCTTTGAACCAATTGGCCTAGCATGTCTACTATTTCAATACTGACTTGCGTTGGATCGATAAGATTCAAATCAATATTGGCATAATCTGCAGCTGGATTAGGTGCCAACTTTATTACATTTGGTGCAGGGGAAGGATTCTCTACAGAAGTATAAAGGCCATTTGCCACTGCTTGAGCAATGGTTGTTTGGGTGGCATTAACGATTTCGCCATCAGGGCCTAAGAGCAATCCAACCAATTCAAGGTTTGCCTCTTTCCATGTAATCGGAACATTTAAGGAGTAAGTGATAAAGTAAGTTGACCCGGAGTTGATCTTAGTAGGTAAGAAGCCTGAAATTCCATCATATCCATCGAGGATAGCTCTGGCTACGTGGTTGTAGGTCATTCTAGACGCAGGGACAGGATTAGGTAATTTTTCATAACCTCCCATTGGACCACGCGCACCACCTGAATAAGTATTTGCCTGATTGAATTTGGCACCTGTTCCTTTGACGCCATTTTCGGTGATCACTAAATTGAATCTGTAATCTCCGTTTAAATTTTCTAAAAAGTCAGCTCGTACAGAGATATTCAAATCACCTGTGGTGGCATTCCATGTTGCACCATTTGTAAGCTTTACTGGAGTTTTTTCAACAATGGAGCTATAGAATTCAGCTTCCAGGTCTAATGGATCAGATATGGTTTTTCGATTGTTTACCACACTAGGAAAGCCTGGAAAACCTGGAAAACTAGTTAAGCCCCTATCATAAACAGGAACAGTCATGGTATCCTGATTGTGGACTGCAATGCCAATAAAATGTTCAGGATAAGTTCTGGCCATGGAATCCATGTAAACTGCTCCTCTTGGACACCATTGACACCAGGTTCCTGTAGCTTCTTCAGAAACCACTTTTTTAAATTCTGCAGGAACAACACCTGTAAGAGTGCTTTTCTTTAGATTGTTACTAAGATTGTCATCCGCCACGCCATTCACTTTTGTGATTTCAACAGAAAGTTCATTTTGTCCTGCAAGATATTTTACGGCTGGTAAATCAATAACCTGAAATCCTAAAGAAGCAATTTTCAAATTATTAAATGTAGATACCTGTGTCGCTCCATTACCTAATTTATAGCTAATTTCCAAAGAATTGATCGCAGTATTGCCAAGGTTTCTTACCTGCATGGTACCAGCAGAGTTTAAATCTGCAAGAAATTGTGGCTTGTACCCAATAAGCAGAAGGGTGGCATCCAAATTAGGTTTTACAAATGGGACATAATCATAACTGATGTCATCTATGTAAAAAGTAGAACCATTGCCACGTGTCTCAGTACCTGTTACATAGTTTGGATAAATATCTATGGATGCTATTGTGTTGTTTGGGTTTGCAAATTTAGCTACAGTTACATCGTTCAATTTTACTTCCCAATTATTGTCTGTGAGATCAGCAATGAGGGTGTATTTTACCCATGTCTCCGGAGCATAATCCACTTCACACAAATAACCATTAGCAGAACTTCCAAGCGTTGCACGGAATTTACCATCCCCGTCAAAATAATTATCCAAAGCCCAGGTTGTACCTATGGTAGCTTTGGCCTGGAAATTAAAATACGCTGCCTGGTCTGACAATACATAAATCCACATTTCGTATGTCAATTTTCCAATGTTTTTTTCACCACCAAATGGTAGAACCAAGTCAGTAGGGCCACCAGCAGTAGTTGCTGCTTCAAATCGAATGGATTTAGTTCCGGATTTAGCATTTTCATCTGTGATGAGAGCATCTTCCTGAGTTCCCTCACCTGTGGCTCCAGACCAAACAGTCCAATAGGTCGAACTTTTTGCAACATAATCGCCAACCTTATAAGACTCTACATCGTCAGAAAAAGTATTCTGAGCGCCAAGACCTAAAAGGGAAAAGCAAAAGCAAATAGCAAGTAAATTTCTTTTCATTTTGTAGATTAATATTAGTTTAACAATGAGCCAAATATACGGAATATGCATTTTATATACGGAGAGATATAAAACAAAAACACATTATACATTCGCAAATGTATAATGTGTTTTAATCCAAGTAGTAATATCTATCTTAGAAATTTGAAAGGTCTTGTATCGTAACTATACCTGGTCTTTAATACATACATTCCCGGTAAATATTGATGGATTCTAACCAGCATTCTGTTACTGGTTTTCTCTATAATTTGAGTTGAAAGGGTACGTCCACCAAGGTCAAATACTTCCAATTCAAAACCTGATGGGAACGGGAAAATAGATTCCACTACCAGTCCCGAAGTGCTGCCATATACCTGAAGATCCTCCAATGTAAAGAATCCTTTTCCAATTCCAAAGCAATTTAGTGGTTCGAATTCAGCAGCTTTACAGCACTTTTCATTATCGTTTTCACAAATTTTTATGAAATCATAGCTCAAGCCACTCTTTTTAAAGTTTTCTATCACTATTGGAAGGTCACTGTAAGCATAAAATCCAATAGACCCTTTCCTGTCGAATACATCAAAACCAACGCCTTTAGTTCCTTTGTGTCCGAAATTAATCCGTACTGAATATTGATTGGTTCCGGTACATTCTAGTGGGGTCACTTCCAGGTTGAAAATCTCACAGGATTCTCCCTTCTGCTCACAACATACTGTTCCCAAATTTAGCTCGCGGGCACATTTCTCATTGGCGCAATCTCTAAAAATAAATTCGTATTTGGTAACACAATCTCCTTTCAGAGGACCTATTTTTATGGGCAAACTGTCGTAATTGAATTTACCATAATCTTTGCCATTGCCTTTTAGCGTAAAACATTCCGAGTTATTGTGGTGGGCAAAATTGAAACTAATGTAAAACTCACCTTCCTTGCACTGCGTTTTTTCATATTTAATCTCTCCGATCTCACAATTGCCTTGAGTTTCACAGCAAACCTTCCCAACATTGACCTCACGGGCACAACGTTCATTTTTACAATCTATGAATGCAAAACTGTAATTGGTTGCGCAATCTCCTTTAAATGGGCCGATTTTAATCGGTTGAGGAGTATATGGGAAAGTTCCATAATCATGCCCATTGCCTTTTAACCTGAAGCATTCAGAGGTATTTGCATAAGGAAACTTAAAGAATAGATAAAATTGCCCTTCTTTGCAATCGGATCTTTCCCATTTGATTTCTCCGATCTCGCAATTTCCTTGGGCTTCACAGCAGACTTTTCCTATATTGAATTCTCGACCACAGCGCTCATTTTTGCAGTCGATCACTGCGAAACTGTAATTGGTTGTGCAATCCCCTTTGAGAGGGCCTATTTTGATTGGTAGTTGGGCATAGGTGAAGGTTCCATAATCTTGTCCATTGCCTTTCACCTTAAAACAATCGGATGTATTTTTATAAGCAAAATTCATTACCACGTAGAACTGTCCTTCCTTGCATGCAGTTTTTTCCCACTTTATTTCACCGATCTCACAATTTCCTTGAGCTTCACAACAGATCTTACCTATATTTACTTCACGTACACATTTTTCATTTTTACAATCGATGAAGGCGAAACTGTAATTGGTTGTACAATCTCCTTTGAATGGACCTATTTTAATAGGTTGAGGAGTATAAGGGAAAGTACCATAATCATGTCCATTACCTTTTATCCTAAAACACTCAGAGGTATTTGCATAAGGGAACTTAAATAATAAATAAAATTGCCCTTCCTTACATTCCGTTTTTTCCCATTTGATTTCTCCTATTTCACAATTGCCCTGAGCTTCGCAACAGACTTTTCCCACATTAACTTCACGACCACAGCGTTCATTTTTGCAGTCGATCACTGCGAAACCGTAATTGGTTGTGCAATCCCCTTTGAGTGGACCTATTTTGATTGGTAATTGGGTATAGGCGAAGGTTCCATAATCTTGTCCATTGCCTTTCACCCTAAAACAATCGGATGTATTTTTATAAGCAAAATTCATTACCACGTAAAACTGTCCTTCCTTGCATGTCGTTTTTTCCCACTTTATTTCTCCAATTTCACAATTGCCCTGAGCTTCGCAACAGACTTTGCCTACATTAACCTCGCGGGCACACTTTTCATTTTTACAATCGATAAATGCAAAGCTGTAGTTGGTGGTACAATCTCCTTTGAATGGACCGATTTTAATTGGTTGCGGTGTATAAGGGAAGGTACCATAATCCTGTCCATTACCTTTTATCCTAAAACATTCAGAAGTATTTGCATAAGCAAATTTAAACAATAAGTAAAATTGCCCTTCTTGGCAATCCGTTTTTTCCCACTTTATTTCTCCAATCTCACAATTGCCTTGAGCTTCGCAACAAACTTTTCCAACATTTACTTCACGACCACAGCGCTCATTTTTGCAGTCGATAACTGCGAAACTGTAATTGGTTGTGCAATCCCCTTTGAGAGGGCCTATTTTGATTGGTAGTTGGGCATAGGTGAAGGTTCCATAATCTTGTCCGTTACCTTTCACCTTAAAACAGTCAGAAGTATTTTTATAGGCAAAATTCATTACCAAATAGAACTGTCCTTCCTTGCATGCAGTTTTTTCCCACTTTATTTCTCCTATTTCACAATTGCTCTGAGCTTCACAGCACACTTTTCCAACATTCACTTCACGAGCGCAATGTTCATTTTTACAATCGATGAACGCGAAGCTATAATTGGTGGTACAATCTCCTTTGAATGGTCCGATTTTAATTGGCTGAGGGGTATAAGGGAAAGAGCCATAATCTTGTCCATTGCCTTTTATCCTAAAACACTCAGAGGTGTTTGCATAAGGAAATTTAAATAATAGATAAAATTGACCTTCTTTACAGTCCGTTTTTTCCCACTTTATTTCTCCTATCTCACAATCGCCTTGAGCTTCGCAGCAGACTTTACCGTAAACACTGTCTAATCGGCATCTTTCATTTTGTGCATCAAATATTACAAATTCGTAAGAAGTCTCACAATTTCCTTTGAGTGGTCCGATTTTTACAGGAAGCGTTTTGTAGCTATAGGTACCATATTTAACTCCATTTCCTTGTACTTTAAAACTGTCCGATGTATTTTTATAATTGAAATTCAGAGTCATGTAGAACTCCTTCTCAGCGGTGCAATCAGATTTTTTTAATTGCAACTCAGATAACATGCAATCTCCTTTGGCAGGACAGCAAACAGTTCCTAATGATTTACTGATGTTACATGGTTCATTTTGGCAATCAATTACAATGAATTCGTATTCAGTTTTACAATCCCCTTTAAATGGTCCAAGTTTAATTGGTAGGCTTGTATAAGGAAATTCTCCATAACTGTGTCCATTCCCCTTCACTCTAAAACACTCAGAAGTGTTTTGGTAACTAAAATTAATGGTCACGTAAAACTCTCCACCTTGAGTGCAATCTGATTGTTTGAGTTCCAGCTCACTTAGCATACATTCCTCTAAACTACTTATGCCGCCGAAACCAGCATTGACAGGTGCTTTTGCGGTTGTTCCATATAAGTCTGAAATGGAAAGAAATGTACTAAAAGCAAGCAGTAAAAGGTTGATTTTTTTCATAACTGGGTAGACTGATTTGAGTATATGACCTGAGTCTTGCATTAACTGTTGCCTGACCTGGTAAAAATACCAGCATAAAGTTACTGAAAGTATAGCAATTTGTGAAGGTTTTAGGTAGTTATTATTACCATTCTAAAGGGGAATACTAAAAATCTTAATACTTTCGAATTGCTGGAAATTGAAGAAAAATCGTTCAAAAATCATGTCAACCCAATAAATGAAGCATAAAAGCATATTCTCTGGCGGTCTCCCGGTATTGCTTAAATCTTCCGGAAGCCCCACTATGGCCCGTATTCATATCACAAATGAAGATTAAAGGAGTGTCGTTTGTTTTATAAGATCTGATTTTTGCTACCCATTTTGCCGGTTCCCAATATTGGACCTGAGAATCGTGATAACCTGTCCGAACAAACATGGCCGGGTAATTTTGGAAGGCAACATTGTCGTAAGGGGAATAAGACTTTAAATAATGATAATACACTTCATTCGCAGGATTTCCCCATTCATCATATTCTCCGGTCGTCAAAGGAATGTCTTCATCCAGCATAGTGGTCACTACATCTACAAATGGAACGGCTGCCAGAATGCCCTTCCACAATTCAGGTCGCATATTGGCAATGGCACCCATCAAAAGACCTCCTGCCGAGCCTCCGGAGGCAAAGAGTTTGTCTGGCCGGGTGTATTTTTCTGAAATTAAAAATTCCGCACAATGGATAAAATCGGTAAAGGTGTTTTTCTTTTCTAAAAACTTGCCGCTTTCATACCAGGAACGCCCTAATTCCTGGCCACCACGCACGTGTGCAATAGCAAATGCAAAATTCCGGTCCAAGAGACTCTTTCTTGAAATGCTGAAGGTTGGATCTACAGAAATTCCGTAAGAACCATATCCATAAAGTAAGAGTGGATGCGATCCATCCTTTATAAAATTTTTATGGTAGACTATGGATATGGGGATCAATGTTTTGTCAGAAGCTGTTGCGTATATTCTTTCTGTGCGGTAATCTTGTGGGTTATAGCCTCCTTCTACTTTTTGGACTCTAAGAATCTTTAGAATTTGATCTTCAAAATGATATTCATAGATTGTCGGAGGGGTTTTAAGGGAAGTAAAAAGAATGCGAAGGTAGCCGCATTCAATTTCCGGATTAACTGAAAATACCGATGTATAAACATCTTCGTCAAATGCAATGTAATATGAACTTGAATGGCCTGGAAATACATGGATTTTTAGAATCCCCTCACTTCTTTCTGACAAAACCAAATAGTCCTTAAATAATTCAAAATCTTCTACCAGAATCTTATCGTTATAAGGTAAGAGGGATCTCCAATTGTCGATTACGGTATTTTGATCTTCACAAATCATCATTCCAAAATTAGGACCCATTTTATTTGTCCGGATAAACCAATCCTGGTCTTTGTGATCAATATAATATTCAAGGTTTTTGATCCGCCCTTGAAAGAGATTTAGTTTGTTTTCTGCATGTGTGGCGTCGATATATCGATATTCCGATTCAAGAGCTGATGTGGAATGAATCAATATATATTTTTTGTCTTTTGTTTTGCCAACGGATACGTAAAAAGTCTCATCTTCTTCCTCATAAATTAATTTGTCCTGTTGGAAATCATTGCCTATTTCATGCAGCATAACCCTATATTCCCTGAGAGTTTCATCTTTTGTAACGTAATATAGGTTCTTTGAATCATTGGTCCAGGCCAGACAGGTACTTGAATTGGGTATTTTCATTGGGAAGACTTCTCCTGTTTCGAGATTCTTCAAGCAGACTGAATAAATTCTTCTGCTTTGCAAATCTTCAGTATAAGCCAGAAATTTATTATCGGGACTTATGGCCATACTTCCCACATGGTAATAATTATGGCCTTCTGCCATTTGGTTTACATTAAGAATAACTTCTTCCTTATTCTCCAATGAATTTTCATATCGCACGTAAACAGGATATTCTTTATGCTCTTCAAACTTTGTTTTATACCAGTATCCATTAACGAAATAGGGTGCAGATTCATCGTTTTGAACAATACGTCGTGTGATTTCCTCAAATAATTTGTTTTCCAATTCTTCAAAAACAGAGCACATTTGGTTTCCGTATTGGTTCTCCTCTTCGAGGTAAGCAAGGACATCCGGGTGATCTCTTTCATTCAGCCAAAAATAGGGGTCTACCCTAATGTCACCATGACTTTCAAGTTCTTTGGAGGATAATTTTGCTGTCGGTGCGGGAATCTTTGGGAATTTCATAAAATTTGTATTGTGATGCAAAACAAACAAAGTTTAGGGAATTAATAAGAAATCATAAACTATTGCCTGGTATTGGGGATGTGATTTATCTTTAGGCATCTAAGTAGATGAAGGAATTTATACATAACGCTAAAAGGCTTCTTTTACTGGCCGTTCCCATAATGTTGGGTTCAGCCGGACAAAATGTTATTGCATTAACAGACAGCCTGTTTCTATACGGTTACGATGAAAAGGATTTTGCAGCCGTTGGTTTTGTAAGTGTTTTTTATCTTGTAATATCTTCCATTGCCTATGGTTTTTCTAAAGGAGGGCAGATCATTATTGCCAGAAAATATGGGGAAAGATCTCCAACTGCAGTAAAAAAGTACTTTTACGCAATTCTCTTTTTTGAACTGGTAGTTGGTCTTTTTATCTTCATCATACTTAAATTCTTTTCCACGGATATACTTTCCTTGTTTGTCAAATCTCAGGTAATTCTGCAAAAATCACTTGAATTTATTGAATATAGAATTTATGGTTTGGTCTTTGCCTATGTCGGACTCGCCTTTTTATCCCTTTACATGGGAATCGGCAGGCCTAAGATTATTTTGATTGATACGGTCTTTTTAGGATTGACGAACATATTATTGTGCTACCTTTTGGTTTATGGGAAAGCTGGATTTCCGGAGATGGGTATTGCAGGGGCAGGATTGGCAAGTTCCCTTGCAGAAATTGCAGCTTTTGTCTTCTTTCTGGTTTATATTCTTTTGGATAAGGATCTAAAGCCATTCGATCTGTTTTCCATACCCCATATTGAGCCGGCCGAATTAAGGAATATTTACAAATTGAGTTTACCCATTCTGATGCAATCTGTTATTGGGATTGCAAGCTGGTTTATCTTCTTTAGTTTTATTGAAAAACTTGGCGAACGGGCTTTAGCCATTTCCAACTTATTGCGGGTGGTCTATCTCATCTTCACCATTCCATGTTGGGGTTTTGCAGCCGCCATTAATACCATGGTGAGCAAGACCATTGGTCGAAAAAGGGAGCAGAGAGTACTTAAGCAAGTATATCATTCCTCCTTAATTTCACTGGCGGTTACCACGATAGTCTCTTTTCCTTTTCTGATTTTTGCCCAGACTTTAATGTATCCTTTTTTAGGAGGAGGAGATACCGCTTTGTTTCAAGAATCCCTTCCGTACTTTAAAATTCTGTTTGCGATTTTGATGGTAGCCTCATTTTCAAATATTTTTTTTAACGGGGTGAGTGGCGCTGGAGAGACTTCCAAAGGATTGAATATTCAGATTATAGGTTCCTTGCTTTATTTGGGGATCACTTGGGTAGCCATTCTATATCCTGAAACTTTAGGGTTGAAATGGGCCTGGTATGGTGAAATTGTATATTGGCTTAGCCAATGCCTGTTGTCATGGTGGGTGCTCAAATCAGGAAAGTGGTATTTTATTAAATTTTAAAATTAATGTAATTTTTTTTCACCTTTTGTAATGTCTTGATTCAGGCATCCTAAAATAGTTAAAATATTTATATATAATTGATAGTGAGCTGTTTGTATAAAGCGTGCTGTTTTATATTCAGAAAACTTATATAAATCTTTTCTATATTTTTGCAGCCTTATGAGACTTAAGAAAATAGAAGTCAAAGGTTTTAAAAGCTTTGCTGACGAGACTGTGATCCATTTTAATGAGGCAGTGACAGGTATTGTTGGCCCTAATGGATCAGGGAAATCAAATATTGTGGATGCGATCAGATGGGTCCTTGGAGAGCAAAAAGGAAGGGAATTGCGCTTGGAGCAAATGTCTGATGTGATTTTTAATGGCACTAAAAAAAGGAAAGAAGCACCGCTTGCCCATGTAAGTCTTACCTTCGAAAACACAAAAAATCTGCTTCCGGTAGAGTATCATACCGTCAACATCTCAAGGTTTTTGTACAGAAGTGGAGAGAGCGAATATCGTTTAAATAATGTCACTTGCAGGTTAAAGGACATCACTTCGCTGTTTATGGATACGGGCATTGGATCCGATTCTTATGCAATTATTGCTTTGGGAATGGTCGAGGATATCTTGTCCAATAAGGAATCTGCAAGGCGAAAAATGTTTGAGCAAGCTGCGGGAATTTCAAAATACAAAAGCAG encodes the following:
- a CDS encoding HlyC/CorC family transporter translates to MELLIIFGLIVLNGIFSMAEMSMVASKKFKLDNAKAKGSKGAKTALELAEHPTKLLSTVQIGITLIGILLGIYSGENLTHDLEYFLSDFDVIKIYAHQFAVGIIVLMITFLSILFGELLPKRIGLSFPEPVAIALSRPMKWISILTSPFVALLTSSNDVILNLLGIKKNLDSSVTEEEIKSIIKESAEVGEIEEIEQDIVQRVFILGDRKISSLMTHRNEMVFLSVHEKAERLRDIINNDMHSIYPVFNDQETDIVGIVSFKNIFKHINNINFNLSELVQSPQYLPESQSAYETLKQFKKTNIHYGLVVDEYGQVQGILTLNDLLKALVGDVSEFYEEEFSYIVRDDKSLLIDGQYPLHELFRKLELPHLTNNYQVDTLSGLILEELRSMPVTGQKIQWRDFEFEIVDMDHARIDKVIIRKNKLEPKE
- a CDS encoding pyridoxal phosphate-dependent aminotransferase — encoded protein: MSKFRISSRVAAMNESATLRMAQQAREMASKGFDIINLSLGEPDFDTPIHIKEKAKESIDLGYTKYTPVAGTLEIRNAISKKFSEQNGLHYSPDEILVSNGAKQSFANLCFALLESGDEVILFSPYWVSYYEIIKMAGGTPVLLESTVESDYKPNLELLRNAIGPKSRMVVFSSPCNPTGTVFALDYLKGIADILKDYPDILVVSDEIYEHIIFDEKHTSIGSLEGMNARTATINGFSKGFSMTGWRLGYMGAPKEVILACTKVQGQFTSGAASFTQRAGAYALNHDLDSTYAMVQAFHNRRDLLLDLIKEIPEWKVNRPKGAFYILPQVDHYFDKSYQGYFIKDAEDLALFLLSEAHVAVVSGDAFGAPNCLRISYSLSEEKIVEAIQRIKSALAKLN
- a CDS encoding Omp28-related outer membrane protein; protein product: MKRNLLAICFCFSLLGLGAQNTFSDDVESYKVGDYVAKSSTYWTVWSGATGEGTQEDALITDENAKSGTKSIRFEAATTAGGPTDLVLPFGGEKNIGKLTYEMWIYVLSDQAAYFNFQAKATIGTTWALDNYFDGDGKFRATLGSSANGYLCEVDYAPETWVKYTLIADLTDNNWEVKLNDVTVAKFANPNNTIASIDIYPNYVTGTETRGNGSTFYIDDISYDYVPFVKPNLDATLLLIGYKPQFLADLNSAGTMQVRNLGNTAINSLEISYKLGNGATQVSTFNNLKIASLGFQVIDLPAVKYLAGQNELSVEITKVNGVADDNLSNNLKKSTLTGVVPAEFKKVVSEEATGTWCQWCPRGAVYMDSMARTYPEHFIGIAVHNQDTMTVPVYDRGLTSFPGFPGFPSVVNNRKTISDPLDLEAEFYSSIVEKTPVKLTNGATWNATTGDLNISVRADFLENLNGDYRFNLVITENGVKGTGAKFNQANTYSGGARGPMGGYEKLPNPVPASRMTYNHVARAILDGYDGISGFLPTKINSGSTYFITYSLNVPITWKEANLELVGLLLGPDGEIVNATQTTIAQAVANGLYTSVENPSPAPNVIKLAPNPAADYANIDLNLIDPTQVSIEIVDMLGQLVQSRNYGVLSGEMMIPVNTEAFENGSYLIKLKIGQNYQTRKLVVNH
- a CDS encoding S9 family peptidase, with product MKFPKIPAPTAKLSSKELESHGDIRVDPYFWLNERDHPDVLAYLEEENQYGNQMCSVFEELENKLFEEITRRIVQNDESAPYFVNGYWYKTKFEEHKEYPVYVRYENSLENKEEVILNVNQMAEGHNYYHVGSMAISPDNKFLAYTEDLQSRRIYSVCLKNLETGEVFPMKIPNSSTCLAWTNDSKNLYYVTKDETLREYRVMLHEIGNDFQQDKLIYEEEDETFYVSVGKTKDKKYILIHSTSALESEYRYIDATHAENKLNLFQGRIKNLEYYIDHKDQDWFIRTNKMGPNFGMMICEDQNTVIDNWRSLLPYNDKILVEDFELFKDYLVLSERSEGILKIHVFPGHSSSYYIAFDEDVYTSVFSVNPEIECGYLRILFTSLKTPPTIYEYHFEDQILKILRVQKVEGGYNPQDYRTERIYATASDKTLIPISIVYHKNFIKDGSHPLLLYGYGSYGISVDPTFSISRKSLLDRNFAFAIAHVRGGQELGRSWYESGKFLEKKNTFTDFIHCAEFLISEKYTRPDKLFASGGSAGGLLMGAIANMRPELWKGILAAVPFVDVVTTMLDEDIPLTTGEYDEWGNPANEVYYHYLKSYSPYDNVAFQNYPAMFVRTGYHDSQVQYWEPAKWVAKIRSYKTNDTPLIFICDMNTGHSGASGRFKQYRETAREYAFMLHLLG
- a CDS encoding MATE family efflux transporter, giving the protein MKEFIHNAKRLLLLAVPIMLGSAGQNVIALTDSLFLYGYDEKDFAAVGFVSVFYLVISSIAYGFSKGGQIIIARKYGERSPTAVKKYFYAILFFELVVGLFIFIILKFFSTDILSLFVKSQVILQKSLEFIEYRIYGLVFAYVGLAFLSLYMGIGRPKIILIDTVFLGLTNILLCYLLVYGKAGFPEMGIAGAGLASSLAEIAAFVFFLVYILLDKDLKPFDLFSIPHIEPAELRNIYKLSLPILMQSVIGIASWFIFFSFIEKLGERALAISNLLRVVYLIFTIPCWGFAAAINTMVSKTIGRKREQRVLKQVYHSSLISLAVTTIVSFPFLIFAQTLMYPFLGGGDTALFQESLPYFKILFAILMVASFSNIFFNGVSGAGETSKGLNIQIIGSLLYLGITWVAILYPETLGLKWAWYGEIVYWLSQCLLSWWVLKSGKWYFIKF